GGAACTATCGTAAACGTAATTGCGGTTGTTTTTGGATCCCTCGTGGGGATTTTCTTTTCCTGGTTCGTGACGCCCAAGATAAGGAGAATCTTGATACAGGGTCTGGGCCTCGCCGTTATCCTGATAGGGGTATCGATGGCGATAAAGACGAACAACGTCCTGATCGTGGCCGGGAGCATGATCCTTGGCGGCGTCCTCGGCGAGGTGATCGACATCGAGGCGGTCCTCGACCGCTTCGGGGAGTGGCTGAAATCGAAGTTCAGGTCGGGGTCTGGGACGTTCGTCACCGGATTCGTAACGGCAAGCCTCGTCTACTGCGTGGGGGCGATGGCCGTGGTGGGCTCCCTCGAAGAGGGGATAAACGGGGACGCCTCCATCCTGTACACCAAGTCGCTCCTTGACGGGGTGGCGTCGGTGGCCTTTGCCTCGACCCTCGGGATCGGAGTGATCTTCTCCATAATCCCCGTGTTTATATATCAGGGGGCATTGACGGTGATGGGGATATATTTGAAAAATATCCTAACGGACCCTGTAATCGCCGAGCTTACCTCAACGGGAGGCCTTCTCATCCTGGGGATTGGGCTCAACCTTATATTTGGAGGAATTGATGATGCCGGTGAGAATGAAGCCGCAGTGTCTCCGCAACGAGTGAAAATCAAGGTTGGAAACCTCCTT
The sequence above is drawn from the Candidatus Zymogenus saltonus genome and encodes:
- a CDS encoding DUF554 domain-containing protein translates to MKGTIVNVIAVVFGSLVGIFFSWFVTPKIRRILIQGLGLAVILIGVSMAIKTNNVLIVAGSMILGGVLGEVIDIEAVLDRFGEWLKSKFRSGSGTFVTGFVTASLVYCVGAMAVVGSLEEGINGDASILYTKSLLDGVASVAFASTLGIGVIFSIIPVFIYQGALTVMGIYLKNILTDPVIAELTSTGGLLILGIGLNLIFGGIDDAGENEAAVSPQRVKIKVGNLLPALIFAVIISFLAEHFSG